The DNA segment CAGAAATGAAATCTATCCATGTATCATAAAATATATAACAAATATAGCTCAAATGATTAACAGTGTAAGGGAAGCTTTGAAGGAAGAGGAGTATATCCAATTTGACAAGGAACACCTGATTAAAGTAATTGGATATAAAAATAGACTTAAAAATACAATTACAAGTCTTAATGAGGGACTTAAAAAAGCTGTGGCTATTCCAGATGAATATGAAAGAGCATGTTTTTACAATAAAGAGCTTATCCCTATTTTAAATGAGATGAGAGTCATTGTAGACGCACTTGAAATCCTGATAGATAAAACAGTGTGGCCTATTCCAACTTACTATGATTTATTATTCAGATTATAAGGGAGGTATATATGAACAAAACATCCTTTGGTGAAAAGTTTATAAGTTCTTTTAAAATTCAACATAATTTTACTGAAGCTTCTTCAGAAGATAATAAAATCAAATGTGAAAACATAGCTAAAAAATAATAGATAAAAATATTACAGCTATGAAATATCTTCAGGATAAGTGATTGCCATGTCTAATTTTATTAATAATGACGCTAAATTGCTTTATGATATGATTATCAGTTTAAATAAAACTATTGTAAATGATTCAAGACAGGCTGCAAAAAGAGAGTTTTCTGTAATAAATGAGGGAACATTAATAAATTACTGTAACTCTATATTCTCCTATAAACCTTTTTCTACAGAACTTCTATGCGAATCTTTTGAAGAAGGAGTTGCATATACAATATATCACCTGAATAAAGGTCACTGCTTTTCAGATGGAAATAAAAGAACTACATTTGCAGTAACTATGTTATTTATTGAAACTTTTGGTAAAGTAAATTTTGACACTGAATTTTTCTCTGGTGTTTTGGCTATGTTCTTAGTATATATGCTGGATAATAATATCTCAGAAAAACAAGTTTATGAATGGGTTAAAAAACAGTTCAGTTCTAAGTTTTAAAAACAGATAATAAAATATATTAAACGAGGCTGTTACAAATTCTAAAAAAGGTTTTAGAATTGCAACAGCCTCTTATTTGTTAAATTTTTCTCTATAATTTCACCATTATAGTCCAGACATCAGAAGTTTATCTCCTGCTCTTAAAACAACATCTCCATTTGGAATAATATCCTTATCCCCTCTTCTTATTGCAATAATATGCATACTTCTAGGGAAAGATATCTCTTTTATACTCTTATCTACATAATCTGACTCTTTATCCACATAAAGTTTTTTAATTGAAAGCTCTTCCAGCTCTTCAATATCTATCTCAGTAGCCTCATTATCATTTGATTTATCTACAAGTTTTAACATCTTAGCAAGTGGTTTTAATGTCATTCCCTGAATTAAAACAGAAAACACAACTATATAGAAAACCAGATTAAACATAGATTGAGAATTTTCTATTCCCTCTGTAATTGCCATTGTTGAAAATATAATAGGTACAGCTCCTTTAAGACCTGCCCACCCCATAAAAAACTTCTCTTTTACAGAGTATCTGAATTTACTTAAAAGTAAAAATACAACAGCCATTCTTGAAACAATTGTTATTAAGATAGCAAGTATACTACCTGTAAGCATAAATTTTACAAGCTGAGTAGGGAACACCAGTAATCCCAACAATATAAACATTGTTATCTGCATAAGCCAAGAGATTACTCTCATATTTCTAAGAGTGTTCAATCTGAAACTGAATCTCTCATTTCCTATAAATATTCCCATTAGATAGATAGCTAAAAATCCATTTCCTTTTAAAATATTAGTTACAGAAAAACAGATAAAGAGCATAGCTATCATATGTATAGTAAGAAATTCCTCCCTTTCTATCTT comes from the Fusobacterium sp. DD2 genome and includes:
- a CDS encoding Fic family protein, with protein sequence MSNFINNDAKLLYDMIISLNKTIVNDSRQAAKREFSVINEGTLINYCNSIFSYKPFSTELLCESFEEGVAYTIYHLNKGHCFSDGNKRTTFAVTMLFIETFGKVNFDTEFFSGVLAMFLVYMLDNNISEKQVYEWVKKQFSSKF
- a CDS encoding potassium/proton antiporter, with amino-acid sequence MEYKILTCGILLIISLLSIRLSKKVQVPLLIMFLFIGMLAGSEGIGGIYFDDAAITQNMGNFALLFILFSGALETKREDVKAALYPSGILATVGVFLTAMFAGIFTYFLTNFSLVEAFLFGAIVSSTDAAAVISMLGDSDLKKRIKSVIEIESGSNDPMAYALILFIMSMVKADGMSVLGGVIFLIRQLVVGAAFGVAFGKLTLPVGKLLKIEREEFLTIHMIAMLFICFSVTNILKGNGFLAIYLMGIFIGNERFSFRLNTLRNMRVISWLMQITMFILLGLLVFPTQLVKFMLTGSILAILITIVSRMAVVFLLLSKFRYSVKEKFFMGWAGLKGAVPIIFSTMAITEGIENSQSMFNLVFYIVVFSVLIQGMTLKPLAKMLKLVDKSNDNEATEIDIEELEELSIKKLYVDKESDYVDKSIKEISFPRSMHIIAIRRGDKDIIPNGDVVLRAGDKLLMSGL